One stretch of Micromonospora echinospora DNA includes these proteins:
- the argH gene encoding argininosuccinate lyase, giving the protein MGGVDDKSLTENSAPANRTSLWGGRFAGGPSEALARLSVSVQFDWRLAPYDIAGSRAHARVLAGAGLLDPDELGRMLAALDDLEAACASGAFRPTVDDEDVHTALERGLLERLGTLGGKLRAGRSRNDQVATDLRLYLRDHARGVAARLVELAEALVEQAERHVDTAAPGMTHLQHAQPVTFGHWLLAHVQPLLRDLERMRDWDERTAISPLGAGALAGSGLPLDPVAVAKELGFRTSFANSMDAVADRDFVAEFLFVTAMIGVHLSRLGEEVVLWTSQEFGWVELDDAFATGSSIMPQKKNADIAELARGKSGRLVGGLMSVLTMLKGLPMTYDRDMQEDKEPAFDAVDTLELLLPALAGMISTMTVRVDRLVASAPSGFSLATEVADWLVRRNVPFRDAHEITGKLVALCAVRDCALDEVSDADLAAVSEHLDPSVRDVLSVRSALAARITPGSTGPGPVADQLAAAADKLTGWREWAAERVVPR; this is encoded by the coding sequence ATGGGTGGGGTGGACGACAAGAGCCTGACCGAGAACAGCGCCCCCGCCAACCGGACGAGCCTCTGGGGCGGCCGGTTCGCCGGCGGCCCTTCAGAGGCGCTCGCGCGGCTGTCGGTGAGTGTCCAGTTCGACTGGCGTCTCGCCCCGTACGACATCGCCGGTTCCCGCGCGCACGCCCGGGTCCTCGCCGGCGCCGGCCTGCTCGACCCGGACGAACTGGGCCGGATGCTGGCCGCGCTGGACGACCTGGAGGCCGCGTGCGCCTCCGGCGCGTTCCGCCCGACGGTGGACGACGAGGACGTGCACACCGCGCTGGAGCGCGGCCTGCTGGAGCGGCTGGGCACCCTCGGCGGCAAGCTGCGCGCCGGCCGGTCCCGCAACGACCAGGTCGCCACCGACCTGCGGCTCTACCTGCGCGACCACGCCCGCGGCGTGGCGGCCCGGCTGGTCGAGCTGGCCGAGGCGCTGGTGGAGCAGGCGGAACGGCATGTGGACACCGCCGCGCCGGGCATGACGCACCTGCAGCACGCCCAGCCGGTGACGTTCGGGCACTGGCTGCTGGCTCACGTGCAGCCGCTGCTGCGCGACCTGGAGCGGATGCGCGACTGGGACGAGCGGACCGCGATCAGCCCGCTCGGCGCGGGCGCGCTGGCCGGCTCGGGGCTGCCGCTGGACCCGGTGGCGGTCGCCAAGGAGCTGGGTTTCCGCACCTCGTTCGCCAACTCGATGGACGCGGTCGCGGACCGCGACTTCGTCGCCGAGTTCCTGTTCGTCACCGCCATGATCGGCGTGCACCTGTCCCGCCTCGGCGAGGAGGTGGTGCTCTGGACGTCGCAGGAGTTCGGCTGGGTCGAGCTGGACGACGCCTTCGCCACCGGCTCGTCGATCATGCCGCAAAAGAAGAACGCGGACATCGCCGAGCTGGCCCGGGGCAAGTCCGGCCGCCTGGTCGGCGGCCTGATGAGCGTGCTCACCATGCTCAAGGGCCTGCCTATGACGTACGACCGGGACATGCAGGAGGACAAGGAGCCGGCGTTCGACGCGGTCGACACGCTGGAGCTGCTCCTGCCCGCGCTGGCCGGGATGATCTCCACGATGACGGTCCGGGTGGACCGCCTGGTCGCGAGTGCCCCGTCGGGCTTCTCGCTCGCCACCGAGGTCGCCGACTGGTTGGTCCGGCGCAACGTGCCGTTCCGCGACGCGCACGAGATCACCGGCAAGCTGGTGGCGCTCTGCGCGGTCCGTGACTGCGCGCTGGACGAGGTGTCCGACGCCGACCTGGCCGCGGTGAGCGAGCACCTGGACCCGTCGGTGCGCGACGTGCTGTCGGTGCGCTCGGCGCTGGCCGCGCGCATCACTCCCGGCTCCACCGGCCCCGGCCCGGTCGCCGACCAGCTCGCCGCCGCGGCGGACAAGCTGACCGGCTGGCGGGAGTGGGCCGCCGAGCGGGTCGTCCCCCGCTGA